One stretch of Methanobacteriaceae archaeon DNA includes these proteins:
- the hjc gene encoding Holliday junction resolvase Hjc: MRIKDFGIKHEYELVGELKKADYEACRLPGSSIRNPDLLAGDGESVFVIEVKITTNNRIIIRTAQIKNLIRFAWKFKAEPWVALKFINQTSWIFIRPNAMQISKDNQKLSIDYHTAIQKGVNIKELASHELQKRFI, translated from the coding sequence ATGAGAATCAAAGATTTTGGAATAAAACACGAATATGAACTGGTAGGAGAACTAAAAAAAGCAGATTATGAAGCCTGCAGATTACCTGGATCCTCCATAAGAAATCCAGACCTATTAGCTGGAGATGGAGAGTCAGTATTTGTCATAGAAGTAAAAATAACCACCAATAATAGAATAATAATCAGAACCGCCCAAATAAAAAATCTCATAAGGTTCGCCTGGAAATTCAAAGCAGAACCATGGGTGGCCCTAAAATTCATAAACCAAACATCATGGATATTTATCAGGCCCAATGCCATGCAAATAAGTAAAGACAATCAAAAACTATCCATAGATTACCATACCGCTATTCAAAAAGGAGTGAATATAAAAGAACTAGCCTCCCATGAACTACAAAAAAGATTCATATGA
- a CDS encoding response regulator: MSLARILIVEDEAITALELTRRLERWGFEVVGDVASGQSALEMAEKLKPDLIIMDINLKGTMDGVDTAKAISQIYDVPIIFLTAHGNENIIRKAQTVNPAHYIIKPYRENELKFAVESGIENHKVFMELKKNELSYRSMAKNIPGIVYRTYLDEEQHVEFLNDFLKDITGYSPEDIEKIDLAVLGSLIIKEDLDRVLSVINESIKTGLPYEVSYNIKDHEGNIKLMEEKGRPTLNSQKNVTSLEGVIFYSP, from the coding sequence ATGAGTTTAGCTAGAATTTTAATTGTTGAAGACGAGGCAATTACTGCCCTGGAACTTACTCGAAGACTGGAAAGATGGGGCTTTGAAGTCGTAGGGGATGTGGCCAGTGGACAAAGTGCTCTGGAAATGGCGGAAAAGCTTAAACCAGATTTAATTATAATGGATATTAATCTAAAAGGAACAATGGATGGTGTGGATACTGCCAAGGCCATATCTCAAATTTATGACGTTCCTATTATATTTTTAACGGCTCATGGTAATGAAAATATTATACGCAAGGCCCAAACTGTAAATCCGGCACATTATATAATTAAACCTTACCGGGAGAATGAATTAAAATTTGCAGTTGAGAGTGGAATTGAAAACCACAAAGTATTCATGGAACTTAAAAAGAACGAACTTTCTTATAGGTCTATGGCCAAAAACATTCCAGGTATTGTTTACAGGACTTACTTGGATGAAGAACAGCATGTTGAATTTTTAAATGATTTTTTAAAGGATATTACTGGTTATTCTCCGGAAGATATTGAAAAAATAGATTTAGCAGTTCTGGGATCTTTAATCATTAAAGAAGATTTGGATAGAGTATTATCAGTTATTAATGAATCTATTAAAACAGGTCTGCCTTATGAGGTTTCTTATAATATTAAGGACCATGAGGGTAATATTAAACTAATGGAAGAAAAGGGAAGGCCGACTTTAAATTCTCAAAAAAATGTAACCTCTTTGGAAGGAGTTATCTTTTATTCTCCTTAA
- a CDS encoding carboxypeptidase regulatory-like domain-containing protein, whose product MILVIVSLIGIGAVSAVDTNPVDSVSADDLARIEISGQVSQCSDEEPFSGATVTVKDNGTEIDSTTTNSDGTYNLRFQSIKRVFTVTANANGHKPTTQDVVVSEKSNGTYAGTLNFKLGNNDAYVYQGWGTNPDEDYTFSDGTTIHLTGATNAFTTIDEGITYATGNPGVNTVYIAPGTYNEYSMSIDTSVNLCGENQDTTIIDANENARILTVSNGAIVNIEKLTFRDGASEYGGALRVESGTTTITDCTFDSNTVLDYGGAIYVDPGATAHISGSTFTDNTAYDGGAIYNNGGMLTINRSTFTSNQASGTNYGGGAILNSINGGTVNLADCIFTSNRANGFSGGAIYNRYILNVENCTFNSNTANSYGGAISAGRGNNTITGCTFNGNTADTGGAIAVGLADTCTVNGSNFIGNSATSMGGAIYSNIIITANFNRFYNNNGPQGSAIYTFDNDSNVENNWWGTNHPIFSSLIYGASAPTQWLYMTINATPATINNTQTSLITVSFNNYCSDGTTYTPFTPVGSDHIPNGTPITFNLTNGPFGTLTTPLTVNTLGGLASILFTATNVGVQDVNGTLDDQKCTASVTINPATYVDVYNQFRDLPWGNEITTANYNDKVYVMVKVQNQGPDSTSLSILNTLEGITWTENYYVLSGSINPSDPGNWVLNDAVNTFNGTHWNIPALSASIGGNVKWLAIEGIINRVGTVSNYAETESQGSYPYRGYDSDTCELYVPSADLYLVITSNKNKPKVGEIFTLRYKLGNKGPDEAENVTITIKLPDGFVISKIEGDGTWTIKGNTIIWTMKNVKVGDPYLYISGWTTRATSFLFGASILSDTFNINTEGVSTLTVNTQPKINAATNTTVNSKKVAMQSTGTPIVPLALAVLSVLCGLVITRKKQ is encoded by the coding sequence ATGATTCTTGTTATAGTTTCATTAATAGGTATAGGTGCAGTTTCGGCAGTTGACACTAATCCGGTAGATTCTGTTTCGGCAGATGACCTGGCACGTATAGAAATTTCAGGTCAAGTTAGTCAATGTTCTGATGAAGAACCTTTCTCTGGAGCAACAGTAACTGTTAAAGATAACGGGACAGAGATTGACAGTACTACCACTAATTCAGATGGAACGTATAATTTAAGATTCCAAAGCATAAAACGAGTTTTTACAGTAACTGCCAATGCCAATGGACATAAACCAACTACTCAGGATGTTGTGGTTTCTGAAAAATCCAATGGTACTTACGCTGGAACACTAAATTTCAAATTAGGAAATAACGATGCATACGTCTATCAAGGGTGGGGCACAAATCCCGATGAGGATTACACCTTCTCGGACGGAACCACTATCCATCTTACAGGAGCTACTAATGCCTTTACCACAATTGATGAAGGTATAACTTATGCTACCGGTAATCCTGGAGTAAACACCGTATATATCGCACCCGGCACCTACAATGAATACAGTATGAGTATCGACACTTCAGTTAACCTGTGTGGTGAAAACCAGGATACTACGATAATTGATGCCAATGAAAATGCCCGGATACTGACTGTCTCAAACGGAGCAATCGTCAACATAGAAAAACTAACATTTAGGGATGGTGCATCAGAATATGGTGGTGCTCTCCGTGTTGAAAGTGGAACCACAACCATCACGGATTGTACCTTTGATTCCAACACTGTTCTTGATTATGGTGGTGCTATATATGTGGATCCTGGTGCAACAGCTCATATATCAGGTAGCACATTCACCGATAACACCGCCTATGATGGTGGTGCAATATACAATAATGGTGGAATGTTGACCATTAACCGATCCACTTTTACCAGTAACCAGGCATCTGGTACAAATTATGGTGGTGGTGCCATCTTAAATTCTATAAATGGCGGTACAGTGAATTTAGCCGACTGCATTTTTACAAGTAACAGAGCAAATGGATTTTCTGGAGGAGCTATCTACAATCGATATATTTTAAATGTAGAGAATTGTACCTTCAATAGCAACACGGCTAATTCTTATGGTGGTGCAATATCTGCAGGTCGAGGTAATAATACGATAACTGGATGTACATTTAATGGAAACACTGCAGATACTGGTGGAGCAATCGCTGTTGGTCTTGCTGATACATGTACTGTGAATGGTTCTAACTTCATTGGAAACTCAGCAACCTCTATGGGAGGTGCAATATACAGTAATATAATAATTACGGCTAATTTCAATAGATTCTACAATAATAATGGCCCACAAGGTAGTGCTATTTACACGTTTGACAATGATTCGAATGTGGAGAATAACTGGTGGGGTACTAACCATCCGATTTTCTCCAGTTTGATTTATGGAGCATCAGCACCTACACAATGGTTGTACATGACCATCAATGCCACACCGGCAACTATTAACAACACCCAAACCAGTTTAATAACTGTTAGTTTTAACAACTACTGTTCAGATGGAACTACTTACACACCATTTACTCCAGTTGGCTCAGACCATATCCCTAATGGTACTCCGATAACTTTCAATTTAACCAATGGACCTTTCGGAACCTTAACAACACCACTTACAGTTAATACTCTCGGAGGATTAGCATCCATACTATTCACTGCAACTAATGTTGGTGTTCAGGATGTTAATGGAACCCTTGATGACCAAAAATGTACTGCCAGTGTAACAATTAACCCGGCCACTTACGTGGATGTTTACAACCAATTCAGGGATCTTCCATGGGGTAATGAGATTACCACTGCTAACTACAACGATAAGGTCTATGTCATGGTCAAAGTGCAGAATCAGGGTCCTGATTCCACTTCGTTGAGTATTTTGAACACATTGGAGGGTATTACTTGGACTGAGAACTACTATGTTCTTTCAGGATCAATCAACCCATCGGATCCAGGTAACTGGGTGTTAAATGATGCGGTGAACACATTTAATGGAACACACTGGAACATACCGGCTTTAAGTGCTTCAATCGGTGGAAATGTCAAATGGCTTGCCATAGAAGGGATCATTAACAGGGTAGGCACTGTATCTAACTATGCTGAGACTGAAAGTCAAGGTTCATATCCATACAGGGGTTATGATTCCGACACCTGTGAGTTGTATGTTCCCAGTGCAGACTTGTACCTGGTGATAACCAGTAACAAAAACAAACCCAAAGTGGGTGAAATATTCACCCTAAGATACAAACTGGGAAACAAAGGACCGGATGAGGCAGAAAACGTAACCATAACCATAAAACTGCCTGATGGATTTGTAATATCCAAAATTGAAGGTGATGGAACCTGGACTATAAAGGGCAACACCATCATCTGGACCATGAAAAACGTTAAAGTAGGTGATCCCTACTTATATATCTCAGGATGGACTACACGCGCCACTAGTTTCCTGTTTGGTGCATCAATCCTATCAGACACCTTCAACATCAACACAGAAGGAGTAAGTACACTCACCGTAAACACACAACCAAAAATAAATGCAGCCACAAACACCACAGTAAATAGTAAAAAAGTAGCAATGCAAAGCACAGGAACACCCATAGTGCCTTTGGCCTTAGCGGTGCTTAGTGTATTATGTGGATTAGTAATAACCCGGAAAAAACAATAA
- a CDS encoding GDP-mannose 4,6-dehydratase — MNFTNKNILITGATGFVGSYLAKELIDQKANVYGLIRRRADGTKSKNLCDHCIDESFTLIEGDLTDISSIAQAIDQSNPDYIFHLAAQSFVARSFENSMETQQINCMGTSNLLEAVRIKNNDAKIIFAGSSEEYGLVISSQKHYQEAQKEYGTIFPDVENIPEVPIKETNPLRPMSPYAVSKVYGDFLMRNYYHSYGLNTVVSRAFNHEGAGRGLMFVTSVITNQIMKLKFNEIDHISIGNINAFRDWSHVKDIVKGYLLLAEKGVSGEVYNQGSMRTNSVLSYILLGLEQAGWEIKRIKTMNNEKIIENPTEINNSEIFGINFDKTKVDQLMLEDQLEYILSDKGIIVETDKEDIKIQFDAERFRPAEVPILLADTSKIEKLGCKIEYSLSDVINDQLNYFIKKENRQ, encoded by the coding sequence ATGAACTTCACCAACAAAAACATACTAATCACGGGGGCCACTGGATTTGTGGGCTCCTACTTGGCCAAAGAACTTATTGACCAGAAGGCAAATGTTTACGGCCTTATACGCAGAAGAGCAGATGGAACTAAATCAAAAAACCTCTGTGATCATTGCATAGATGAATCTTTTACCTTAATCGAGGGAGATTTAACCGATATATCATCTATTGCTCAGGCCATTGATCAATCTAATCCAGATTACATATTCCACTTAGCGGCCCAGTCATTTGTGGCCCGGTCCTTTGAAAATTCAATGGAAACTCAACAAATAAATTGTATGGGTACTTCTAACCTCTTAGAAGCGGTGAGGATAAAAAATAATGATGCTAAAATAATATTTGCCGGTTCCAGTGAGGAATACGGGCTGGTAATATCCTCTCAAAAACATTACCAAGAGGCCCAAAAAGAGTACGGTACCATATTCCCGGATGTGGAAAACATTCCCGAAGTTCCTATTAAAGAAACTAATCCCCTTAGGCCTATGTCGCCCTATGCCGTATCCAAAGTATATGGTGACTTTTTAATGAGAAACTATTATCACTCCTATGGATTAAATACCGTAGTCTCCAGGGCTTTCAATCACGAAGGTGCTGGCCGAGGATTGATGTTTGTTACCTCCGTTATCACTAACCAGATTATGAAATTAAAATTCAATGAAATAGACCACATTAGTATTGGAAATATTAATGCTTTCCGTGACTGGTCCCATGTAAAGGATATTGTAAAGGGTTACCTGTTACTGGCTGAAAAAGGAGTCTCTGGTGAAGTATATAATCAAGGATCCATGCGAACCAATTCTGTTTTGAGTTACATTTTATTAGGCCTGGAACAGGCCGGATGGGAAATCAAGAGAATAAAAACCATGAATAATGAGAAAATCATTGAAAACCCAACCGAAATCAATAACTCTGAAATATTCGGCATTAATTTTGATAAAACCAAAGTTGACCAATTGATGTTAGAAGATCAATTAGAATACATCCTCAGTGATAAAGGAATAATTGTAGAAACTGATAAAGAAGATATTAAGATTCAGTTTGATGCAGAACGATTTAGACCTGCTGAAGTACCTATTCTCCTGGCCGATACCAGTAAAATAGAGAAATTAGGTTGTAAAATAGAGTACAGTCTGAGTGATGTTATCAATGATCAATTGAATTACTTCATAAAGAAAGAAAACAGACAGTAA
- a CDS encoding metal-dependent hydrolase — protein sequence MRNYTHIIGAVFFFLILAYLLNITNPFLGLFCAGWISVFPNMVDKITGKHRGWGHSFLWLIPMALVVIYSPLIALALMVGFLSHLLLDSFTVYGTPVLYPFKKSGFVCLSKKRRFKTGSNSDKALFIFLLFLVVPIILFTTGLGNVLLGDVAFAVGNQTNNSTSSSQNSNIYLSFKLDEACNKNITFEKINENKTSIVVMDINSTSGE from the coding sequence ATGAGAAATTATACTCATATAATAGGCGCTGTATTCTTTTTCCTTATACTGGCCTATCTACTGAATATTACTAATCCCTTTTTAGGATTGTTCTGTGCGGGGTGGATATCAGTATTTCCGAATATGGTGGATAAGATTACTGGTAAGCATCGGGGATGGGGCCATTCATTTTTGTGGCTAATTCCTATGGCCCTGGTGGTAATTTACAGTCCATTAATTGCATTGGCCTTAATGGTTGGTTTTTTATCTCATCTTTTACTGGATAGTTTCACGGTTTATGGTACTCCGGTTTTATATCCCTTTAAAAAATCGGGTTTTGTTTGTTTAAGTAAAAAGAGAAGATTTAAAACGGGTTCTAATTCTGATAAAGCCCTGTTTATTTTTCTTTTATTTTTAGTGGTTCCCATTATATTGTTCACCACCGGGTTAGGGAATGTGTTGCTGGGGGATGTGGCCTTTGCCGTCGGTAATCAAACAAATAACAGTACCAGCTCCTCACAGAATAGTAATATTTATTTAAGCTTTAAACTGGATGAGGCCTGTAATAAGAACATTACCTTTGAGAAGATCAATGAAAATAAGACTAGTATTGTGGTAATGGATATTAATAGTACTTCAGGAGAATAA
- a CDS encoding tocopherol cyclase family protein codes for MFKKYNPSQFQGSKTKKGYFEGWYYKLVDDTEEIAFAIIPGISLPKNDEKPHAFIMVFDARNHEMNYFKFDIDEFKASKSEFKLKIADNFFSHHQLHLNLNKDSLQIKARLEFKNIIPWPVSVFSPGVMGWYSFVPFMECYHGVLSFNHQVKGYIEINNQKKDFNKGKGYLEKDWGTSMPSSWIWMQSNHFEEENASLFGSIAKIPWLKNYFTGFIFGFLLNGRLFKFSTYNRSHIKKLKVDHERIIIEVSNKNHRLKIDAERTKGVDLPAPSQGEMTSKVNESLNSKINLKLYDNNKKNKLIFEGTGRNSGLEFVGDIQELIKGIKK; via the coding sequence ATGTTTAAAAAATACAATCCATCTCAGTTTCAGGGAAGTAAAACTAAGAAAGGGTATTTCGAAGGTTGGTACTACAAATTAGTAGATGATACTGAAGAAATTGCCTTTGCCATAATACCTGGTATCTCCCTTCCTAAAAACGATGAAAAGCCCCATGCATTTATAATGGTTTTTGATGCTAGAAATCATGAAATGAACTATTTTAAATTTGATATTGACGAATTTAAAGCCTCAAAAAGTGAATTTAAGCTGAAAATTGCAGATAATTTTTTCTCACACCACCAGCTCCATTTAAATTTAAATAAAGATTCTCTTCAAATAAAGGCCCGTCTTGAATTTAAAAATATTATACCCTGGCCCGTTAGTGTATTTTCACCGGGAGTTATGGGTTGGTACTCCTTTGTTCCATTCATGGAATGTTATCACGGAGTTTTAAGTTTTAACCATCAAGTAAAGGGATATATTGAAATAAATAATCAGAAAAAGGATTTTAATAAGGGAAAGGGTTATTTAGAAAAAGATTGGGGAACTTCCATGCCTTCTTCTTGGATATGGATGCAGAGTAACCATTTTGAAGAGGAAAATGCATCACTTTTTGGTTCTATTGCTAAGATACCCTGGCTGAAAAATTATTTTACAGGATTCATTTTCGGATTTTTATTAAATGGTCGACTTTTCAAGTTTAGCACCTATAACCGATCCCACATAAAGAAATTAAAAGTGGATCATGAGAGAATAATAATTGAGGTTTCTAATAAAAATCATCGGCTCAAAATAGATGCTGAGCGAACTAAAGGGGTGGATTTACCTGCTCCTTCTCAAGGTGAGATGACTTCTAAAGTTAATGAATCCTTAAATTCTAAAATAAACTTAAAGCTTTATGATAATAATAAGAAAAATAAATTAATTTTTGAAGGCACTGGGAGAAACTCTGGCCTGGAATTCGTAGGAGATATTCAGGAACTAATAAAAGGAATAAAAAAGTAA
- a CDS encoding oligosaccharide flippase family protein yields the protein MIFKKIKTHISDPLMKNSYFLIGNSLLFAGVGFVFWIIAARLYSTTEIGLGAAIISAMNFLSLFALLGFDISIIHYLPLEKNKEKIINSSFLITILLGTIISLIFLFGLEIWAPALISIKENLFFCFFFVFFSVFCALSNLQISVFTGLRDAKYSFYQSLTNISRILVLPLFIALNAFGIFISFSLTFFLAFILGNKLIINVLPEYKFLKSININVIKKMFSYSFKNYISNTFLRMPDFILPLMVINTLGAEINAYFYISWALSSILLTIPISTSKSLLAEGSYSPDLFKKNVYRSIKNIFLILILLILIILLFGKYILLIFGENYSNNAYYVLILSALASLPYSVNALYSTIKRVKKEMNAVIIIYGCLVLFSIIFGYYFMHLFGLIGIGLAWLFSNIIVLIIVFIDIKLISPLFKDHKNR from the coding sequence ATGATATTCAAAAAAATTAAAACACATATAAGTGACCCACTTATGAAAAATTCGTATTTCCTTATAGGTAATTCTTTACTTTTTGCGGGGGTGGGCTTTGTTTTTTGGATTATTGCTGCTAGACTTTATTCTACAACAGAAATCGGTTTAGGTGCGGCTATTATATCTGCAATGAATTTTTTAAGTTTGTTTGCATTATTAGGATTTGATATAAGTATTATTCATTACCTACCTTTAGAAAAGAATAAAGAAAAAATAATAAATTCAAGTTTTTTAATTACAATTTTATTGGGTACTATAATTTCCTTAATATTTTTATTCGGTTTAGAAATATGGGCTCCTGCATTAATTTCTATCAAAGAAAATTTATTTTTCTGTTTTTTCTTTGTATTTTTTTCTGTTTTCTGTGCTCTTTCTAATCTACAAATTAGCGTTTTCACAGGTCTTAGAGATGCCAAATACTCGTTTTATCAATCATTAACAAATATTTCTAGAATTTTGGTTTTACCTTTATTTATTGCATTAAATGCATTTGGTATATTTATTTCATTTTCACTAACATTTTTTTTAGCTTTTATTTTAGGAAATAAATTAATTATAAATGTTCTTCCAGAATATAAGTTTTTAAAATCAATTAATATTAATGTTATAAAAAAAATGTTTTCTTATTCTTTTAAAAATTATATTTCCAATACATTTTTAAGGATGCCAGACTTTATACTTCCATTAATGGTCATAAATACTTTGGGAGCTGAAATAAATGCTTATTTTTATATTTCTTGGGCTTTATCTTCGATATTACTTACAATTCCTATTTCAACATCGAAATCACTATTAGCAGAAGGTTCTTATTCTCCAGATTTATTTAAAAAAAATGTATATAGATCTATAAAAAATATTTTTTTGATATTAATATTACTTATATTAATTATTCTGTTATTCGGAAAATATATTTTATTAATTTTTGGTGAAAACTATTCTAATAATGCATATTATGTTTTAATTCTTTCTGCTTTAGCTAGTCTTCCTTATTCTGTTAATGCATTATATTCTACAATAAAAAGGGTAAAAAAAGAGATGAATGCGGTTATTATCATTTATGGTTGTTTAGTTTTATTTTCTATAATTTTTGGCTATTATTTTATGCATCTATTTGGATTAATAGGTATTGGCTTAGCATGGTTATTTAGTAACATAATTGTTTTAATTATCGTATTTATTGATATAAAGTTAATTTCTCCTTTATTTAAAGATCATAAGAATAGGTAA
- a CDS encoding DUF2206 domain-containing protein: MSDYLWSWDIHYQYYSASLVLNNNIWNYNLPSDANSLITVVLLGPIYSFLTETSLIWIYKIVYPFLFSFVPLGIYYLVKDQFNSSKIAYFSAFVFMFYYGFFKDMIDKQFIAEIFLILILIVLLSKNSKLRNILIIPFVLMLPLTHYGVSYIFLICLIPTAIILFAFKEKEQVSITIIIFAAVSIISWHIYTSEGSVFTNIISIGNHITSSITDIIANPETRTGAAYLTKQTPSLVWAIYKIMNASLLFFMAVGTIKLCLSLLNSGKKFVKSKFYSIISIIFVFFIVFQIFSNSSLGMDRGLQISLVVLSPLIVIGFIQTVFYLKKVIRIKNINLNTNFNILAIFLCIFFIFSSGLANFSVGDNLPYSVNLNKNSEWHVYSPSEVAGIKWSRNYKDNITLGVLNPWRSIKSRDGSLTSGYYSKNEIYAFSPDSIKIKNKYLFMGNTTLDAFKMGDLVIDLKKRPIYGSIMQSNKIYTSEDSTIYLFL, translated from the coding sequence GTGTCTGACTATTTATGGTCATGGGATATCCATTATCAATATTACTCCGCTTCTTTAGTTTTGAATAATAATATTTGGAACTATAATTTACCTTCGGACGCTAATTCATTAATCACAGTGGTTTTACTGGGTCCAATTTACTCATTTTTGACAGAAACAAGTTTAATATGGATTTATAAAATAGTTTACCCATTTTTATTCTCTTTTGTGCCATTAGGAATTTATTATCTTGTTAAAGATCAATTCAACAGCTCAAAAATCGCTTATTTCTCAGCATTTGTATTCATGTTTTATTATGGATTCTTTAAAGATATGATAGATAAACAGTTCATAGCAGAAATATTCCTAATTCTAATTTTAATAGTATTATTAAGTAAAAATAGTAAATTAAGAAATATTCTAATCATTCCTTTTGTTTTAATGTTGCCACTGACCCATTATGGAGTTAGTTACATTTTTTTAATCTGTTTAATACCCACTGCAATAATATTGTTTGCATTTAAAGAAAAAGAACAGGTATCCATAACGATTATAATTTTTGCAGCAGTATCAATTATTAGTTGGCATATTTACACTAGTGAAGGATCTGTTTTCACAAATATAATAAGTATAGGAAACCATATAACTTCAAGCATTACTGATATCATTGCTAATCCTGAAACACGAACGGGTGCTGCTTATTTAACAAAGCAAACCCCTAGTTTGGTTTGGGCAATATATAAAATTATGAACGCTTCTTTATTATTTTTCATGGCAGTTGGCACGATTAAATTATGTTTAAGTCTTTTAAATTCTGGCAAAAAGTTTGTAAAAAGCAAATTTTATTCGATAATTAGTATTATATTCGTTTTTTTTATCGTATTTCAGATATTCTCAAATTCATCATTAGGAATGGACAGAGGACTACAAATTTCTTTAGTAGTATTGTCACCATTAATAGTTATTGGTTTTATCCAAACAGTATTTTATTTGAAAAAAGTAATCAGAATAAAAAATATCAATTTGAATACTAACTTTAATATTTTAGCAATTTTTCTTTGCATATTTTTTATATTTTCATCAGGTCTAGCCAATTTCAGTGTGGGAGATAATCTTCCATATTCAGTTAATTTAAATAAAAATTCAGAATGGCATGTTTACAGTCCCTCCGAAGTAGCGGGAATTAAATGGTCCAGAAATTACAAAGATAATATTACATTAGGTGTTCTTAATCCATGGAGATCTATAAAAAGCAGAGATGGTTCATTAACTTCAGGTTATTACTCAAAAAATGAAATATATGCTTTTTCACCAGATTCTATTAAAATTAAAAATAAATACCTATTTATGGGAAATACTACTTTAGATGCTTTTAAAATGGGAGATTTGGTAATTGATCTTAAAAAAAGACCAATTTATGGTTCAATAATGCAATCTAATAAAATATACACATCTGAAGATTCTACAATTTACCTATTCTTATGA
- a CDS encoding magnesium transporter, with amino-acid sequence MKSEISNKQIENLITSKVPTCLLNQTIGEVQEYLETNSIEFDNIDYIYVLDDSNSLQGVISIKKLLSSTPPLKASAIMHREPISITKNTEPEEVVFLALSHGLKSIPVIENGNDFLGIITHYDILRIFNKEVQEDIFKFGGIFHKVGDEYTSIQSSTFHMIRSRLPWLIIGVMGGIAAASLIARFESLLSSFIALAAFIPIMVYMSDAAGTQSEALIIRSMALDTNLNMRFYIIREIKVAAVIALVSGFLAGLMAFITRSNPLLGGIIFLSMFFSIIASVIIATISPLIFKRLNFDPAVATGPLATIVSDIITLAIYLGVALLLIGLT; translated from the coding sequence ATGAAATCTGAAATCTCCAATAAACAAATAGAAAATTTAATCACCTCTAAAGTTCCCACTTGCCTTCTAAATCAAACCATAGGAGAAGTTCAGGAATACCTGGAAACTAACAGCATTGAATTTGATAATATTGATTATATTTACGTTCTGGATGACTCAAATTCATTGCAAGGAGTTATTTCCATAAAAAAATTATTAAGTTCTACCCCTCCTCTTAAGGCCAGTGCCATAATGCACCGGGAACCTATATCCATTACCAAAAATACCGAACCAGAAGAAGTAGTTTTCCTGGCCCTTTCACACGGATTAAAGTCGATTCCCGTAATTGAAAATGGAAATGATTTTTTAGGAATAATTACCCACTACGACATCCTGCGCATTTTTAATAAAGAAGTTCAGGAAGATATATTCAAATTTGGAGGTATTTTTCACAAGGTAGGGGATGAATATACTTCTATTCAATCCAGCACATTCCACATGATCCGTTCCCGACTTCCATGGCTTATAATTGGAGTTATGGGTGGTATTGCTGCTGCTTCACTTATTGCTCGTTTTGAAAGTCTCCTATCCAGTTTTATTGCACTGGCGGCATTCATTCCCATTATGGTCTATATGAGTGACGCAGCCGGTACCCAATCAGAGGCCTTAATTATTCGTAGTATGGCCCTGGATACCAATCTAAACATGAGGTTTTATATTATTCGAGAAATAAAGGTGGCCGCAGTTATAGCTCTGGTATCCGGATTTTTAGCCGGACTAATGGCCTTTATAACCAGATCTAATCCTTTATTAGGAGGCATAATATTCCTTTCCATGTTTTTTAGTATAATAGCATCAGTTATTATAGCCACCATATCTCCCCTAATCTTTAAAAGACTAAATTTCGATCCAGCAGTTGCCACCGGGCCTCTGGCCACAATTGTAAGTGATATAATAACTCTGGCCATCTATTTAGGAGTGGCCTTGTTACTGATCGGTTTAACATGA